A genomic stretch from Desulfurococcaceae archaeon MEX13E-LK6-19 includes:
- a CDS encoding inorganic phosphate transporter — protein sequence MEITWLILGCMAAFLVAWINGANNAANAIGTAVGSRALDLRKALYLAATFDFIGAMLFGKFVSVTLLKGIVDTSVFNDPSIVVYGMISALLATGIWVIVATWFKIPMSISQAIVGGVMGFGLATLGVGGINWSKITAIITAWLILPFMSAGIAMGLHKYLSKKFESLERKQLLLASDILMFTLVFSTTFLLCVKTLRASDLLWAIGITLLASMIITVLYHIIVSKITPREPVQARKTVFKVLLVVSAAAMAFSHGAHDVANSAGPLAGVLYAVYKGGVPSGTITIPIEALALSAAGIAIGILMWGQRVVETIGEKITTLSTETAFTAQFAGSIATLIVTRLGLPVSSTIAIVGGVAGVGFARGIESVNIRTLAKIMSWSFIAFPAVAGIAWGIFYLINIMI from the coding sequence ATGGAGATAACATGGCTTATACTGGGATGTATGGCCGCATTCCTTGTAGCATGGATTAACGGGGCTAACAATGCTGCTAACGCCATAGGAACAGCCGTTGGATCCCGAGCACTAGACCTAAGGAAAGCACTCTACTTAGCCGCTACTTTTGACTTCATCGGCGCCATGTTGTTTGGAAAATTCGTGTCAGTAACGCTACTCAAGGGTATTGTTGATACAAGTGTATTTAATGACCCATCAATAGTAGTCTATGGAATGATCTCTGCTCTGCTGGCAACAGGAATATGGGTTATAGTAGCCACATGGTTTAAGATACCAATGAGTATAAGCCAGGCAATAGTAGGAGGCGTAATGGGTTTTGGCCTAGCTACCCTCGGAGTAGGTGGTATTAACTGGAGTAAAATCACCGCAATTATAACTGCATGGCTAATCCTACCATTCATGTCCGCCGGAATAGCCATGGGGCTCCACAAATACTTATCCAAGAAATTCGAGAGTCTTGAGAGAAAACAATTACTTCTAGCATCCGACATACTAATGTTTACACTTGTATTCTCTACAACATTCCTGCTATGCGTTAAGACTCTAAGAGCAAGCGATCTATTATGGGCTATAGGGATAACATTACTTGCATCAATGATCATAACAGTACTCTACCATATTATTGTTTCAAAGATAACTCCTAGAGAACCCGTGCAAGCAAGGAAAACAGTATTCAAGGTACTATTAGTGGTATCAGCAGCAGCAATGGCATTTAGCCATGGTGCCCATGATGTAGCTAACTCTGCAGGTCCCCTTGCAGGAGTCTTATATGCTGTTTACAAGGGAGGTGTTCCATCAGGAACTATAACCATACCAATTGAAGCACTTGCATTATCGGCAGCAGGAATAGCGATAGGGATACTAATGTGGGGACAACGTGTTGTAGAAACTATTGGAGAAAAAATAACGACATTAAGTACGGAAACAGCCTTCACAGCCCAATTCGCTGGATCTATAGCGACACTCATAGTCACTAGACTAGGTTTACCAGTATCGTCAACAATAGCTATAGTAGGTGGTGTTGCTGGGGTAGGATTCGCCCGCGGAATAGAAAGCGTGAATATAAGAACCCTTGCCAAGATAATGTCATGGAGTTTTATAGCATTCCCAGCAGTAGCAGGCATAGCATGGGGTATTTTCTATCTCATAAACATCATGATATAA
- a CDS encoding AbrB/MazE/SpoVT family DNA-binding domain-containing protein → MPARKATIKISSRGYVVVPKRLVVAIGGNPGEKLVARVEEGKIVIEKVSE, encoded by the coding sequence ATGCCCGCAAGAAAGGCAACAATAAAGATTTCAAGCAGAGGATACGTTGTTGTACCCAAGAGACTTGTTGTAGCAATTGGAGGTAACCCTGGCGAGAAACTAGTTGCTCGTGTAGAAGAAGGCAAAATTGTCATTGAGAAAGTAAGCGAGTAA
- a CDS encoding alpha/beta hydrolase, with product MLRDILSLGRFRCRAFINNVPGAPIVFLHGYMFTSDVWNDINVLKVLEENNIPFLALDMPYGLKSKCNPKSRDPDENVMVVREAIHGIFGGGIHPVLVGASLGGYIALKYSVENPVLGLMLIAPVHGLDPNLVKNYKNLKVPVYIIYGTKDKIVELEEMKKLASHFERSKLIIYEDAEHPAYLTYPERFKQDLLELYREIHSRIP from the coding sequence CTGTTAAGGGATATTCTCAGTCTTGGTCGTTTTAGATGTAGAGCTTTTATAAATAATGTGCCTGGTGCACCGATAGTATTCCTTCACGGATATATGTTTACTAGTGATGTATGGAATGATATAAACGTGCTGAAGGTTCTTGAGGAAAACAATATCCCGTTCCTGGCTCTAGATATGCCTTATGGCTTGAAGAGTAAGTGTAACCCGAAGTCAAGGGATCCAGATGAGAATGTCATGGTGGTTAGAGAAGCTATTCACGGGATATTTGGCGGTGGTATACATCCTGTTCTTGTTGGCGCTAGTCTTGGAGGATACATAGCTCTAAAGTATAGTGTGGAGAATCCTGTTCTTGGATTAATGCTTATAGCACCAGTCCATGGGCTTGATCCTAATCTGGTGAAGAACTACAAGAACCTCAAGGTGCCTGTCTACATAATCTATGGTACAAAAGATAAGATCGTAGAGTTGGAGGAGATGAAGAAACTGGCATCACATTTTGAGAGATCCAAACTCATAATATATGAGGATGCGGAGCACCCTGCATACCTAACATACCCAGAGAGATTCAAGCAAGACCTTCTCGAACTATACAGGGAAATACATAGCAGAATACCTTAA
- a CDS encoding DUF115 domain-containing protein → MKPLISLSEWMKWYRTIIDTMGFDPEKDKYATVILASILKDNPPSLNYVEALVKNKNVVIFGAGPSLPQHIEELLEKRVLTIKHVVLVAADGASRALLEHGITPHIIVSDLDGGDDVLIDAASKGAYVFAHGHGDNIDKIESIVPEMKRITRRVIGTTQVEPIYPVLNFGGFTDGDRAVFITASMSPRMIVLAGMDLGNIVGKYSKPWLRDNVPANTMKKKKLEIAYNLLSYASSRYPRIYSLSRNTPVGIKHVGSSELVKLIRTSQ, encoded by the coding sequence ATGAAGCCTTTGATTAGCTTATCTGAGTGGATGAAATGGTATAGAACGATTATCGATACCATGGGGTTTGATCCTGAGAAAGACAAGTATGCAACAGTAATACTAGCTTCAATACTTAAAGACAACCCCCCATCTCTAAACTATGTTGAAGCCCTTGTTAAAAACAAGAATGTAGTCATATTCGGTGCAGGACCCTCGTTACCTCAGCATATAGAAGAGCTTCTGGAAAAACGTGTTTTAACGATTAAACACGTTGTACTAGTAGCTGCTGACGGAGCTTCCAGAGCTCTTCTAGAACACGGTATCACACCCCATATTATCGTTAGTGACCTTGATGGTGGTGATGATGTTCTTATTGATGCTGCTTCCAAAGGAGCTTACGTTTTCGCCCACGGACATGGAGACAATATTGATAAAATAGAGTCTATTGTACCTGAGATGAAAAGGATTACAAGAAGAGTCATTGGGACAACACAAGTAGAACCAATATACCCGGTACTGAACTTCGGCGGGTTCACTGATGGCGACCGCGCTGTCTTCATCACAGCATCAATGTCCCCTAGGATGATAGTGCTGGCTGGAATGGATCTCGGCAATATTGTCGGGAAATATTCTAAACCTTGGCTTAGAGACAATGTCCCGGCAAATACTATGAAAAAGAAGAAACTAGAAATAGCATACAACCTATTGTCATATGCTTCATCAAGATATCCTAGGATCTATAGTTTATCCCGAAATACTCCAGTAGGTATAAAGCACGTTGGCTCCAGTGAGTTAGTCAAGCTTATTAGAACAAGTCAATAA
- a CDS encoding YjbQ family protein produces the protein MIKQLIVEKKIDSPGYTAIDLTPIVVEVVGSYGLVDGIILAHAPESRTIVTMIEYEPELLKDLEDFIEKLESPAVAEALLGKSVAIPVENGELSQGVFKHIVFIDLSRVKGEKRVVFVLEGSFREDRN, from the coding sequence TTGATCAAGCAGTTGATTGTTGAGAAAAAGATTGATTCACCTGGCTATACAGCTATTGATTTAACCCCCATTGTAGTAGAGGTCGTTGGGTCTTATGGTCTAGTGGATGGAATAATATTGGCCCATGCACCCGAGTCAAGAACAATTGTGACTATGATCGAGTATGAACCAGAGCTACTAAAGGATCTCGAGGATTTCATAGAGAAGCTAGAAAGCCCAGCTGTAGCCGAGGCGTTGCTGGGTAAATCAGTAGCTATACCAGTAGAGAATGGAGAGCTTAGTCAGGGCGTCTTCAAACACATCGTGTTCATCGACTTAAGTAGGGTTAAAGGAGAAAAGAGGGTGGTGTTCGTTCTTGAAGGCAGTTTTAGAGAAGATAGAAATTAG
- a CDS encoding 6-carboxytetrahydropterin synthase, whose protein sequence is MVAFLHHNNNHNKKIVVGVQGFTFDAGHYTKGISKKCMNLHGHTFRLDVEVEGEIDPETGMVIDFGVIKNVVKEIIKEYDHKIIVPKRDLEKIVIEGPFNKDIKPIDYPEATTEYIALDIARKIYEKLGMSVRVRLFEGERNYVVVEWSGEH, encoded by the coding sequence ATGGTGGCGTTCTTGCACCATAACAATAATCATAATAAGAAGATTGTAGTGGGGGTGCAAGGCTTTACTTTTGATGCAGGTCATTACACTAAGGGTATTAGCAAAAAATGTATGAACCTTCATGGACACACGTTTAGACTTGATGTCGAGGTTGAAGGAGAAATAGATCCAGAGACAGGAATGGTTATTGATTTCGGGGTCATAAAGAATGTTGTTAAAGAAATAATTAAAGAATACGATCACAAGATCATAGTACCAAAAAGAGATCTTGAAAAGATAGTAATAGAAGGCCCCTTTAACAAGGATATTAAACCAATAGACTACCCGGAGGCTACAACAGAGTACATAGCACTAGATATAGCTAGGAAAATCTATGAGAAACTAGGTATGTCAGTAAGAGTTCGTTTATTTGAGGGAGAAAGAAACTATGTTGTAGTAGAATGGAGTGGTGAACATTGA
- a CDS encoding YjbQ family protein gives MSYFPLRDKIEEAIEKHGLSNGVVWIHAKGATPAIIIARDNDLDLIDKWLRENIPVYGWRHGNAYAHLRSTVLSTVKPIVFKNRKLMIPKEYNVFFLETRPVYNHKRTIHLWITGD, from the coding sequence ATGAGCTACTTTCCTCTGAGAGACAAAATAGAAGAAGCCATAGAGAAACATGGTCTCAGCAATGGTGTAGTATGGATTCACGCTAAAGGAGCTACGCCAGCGATAATAATAGCGAGAGATAATGATTTAGACTTGATCGATAAATGGCTTAGAGAAAACATACCAGTCTACGGCTGGAGACATGGTAACGCTTATGCACACCTCAGATCAACAGTCCTATCAACAGTAAAACCCATTGTGTTTAAAAACCGCAAGCTAATGATCCCGAAGGAATACAATGTATTCTTCCTAGAAACAAGGCCTGTATACAATCATAAGAGAACAATACACCTATGGATTACAGGAGACTAG
- a CDS encoding TrpB-like pyridoxal phosphate-dependent enzyme, with protein sequence MALIPSRLREEILPSKWYNILPRLPEKLPPYIKPDGSAVKPSELQRVFARELVRQEFSDQVYIDIPSDVREAYLEIGRPTPLLRARRLEEYLDTKTRIYFKYEGATPTGSHKVNTALAQAYYNMIDGIERLVTETGAGQWGSALAFAGRFFGLKVRVYMVRVSYMQKPYRRTVMEIYGAEVYPSPSTVTEIGRKILEEEPDHPGSLGIAISEAIWDVLNDEKARYCLGSVLNHVLMHQTIIGLEAKKQMELLYGEYPDIIIGCVGGGSNFAGLAYPFLDDRLSGKTDTEFIAVEPRAAPSLTRGVYKYDYGDTAGLTPLLKMFTLGHKYRVPPIHAGGLRYHGMAPTISLLYKLGYIKAVAYHQTEVLEAAKLFAQLEGIIPAPESAHAIKAVIDIARKYRNERKTILFNLSGHGLLDLMAYRQLLDGKLEDYEPTEIKIEY encoded by the coding sequence ATGGCTTTAATTCCATCTAGACTCCGTGAGGAAATACTCCCTTCTAAATGGTATAATATCCTTCCTAGACTACCAGAGAAGCTACCACCCTACATAAAACCCGATGGCAGCGCAGTCAAGCCTAGTGAACTACAGCGCGTATTCGCTAGAGAGCTTGTTAGGCAAGAGTTCTCAGATCAAGTATACATTGATATCCCTAGCGATGTTCGTGAAGCATATCTCGAGATCGGTAGGCCCACGCCTTTACTCAGGGCACGGAGACTAGAAGAATACCTTGATACGAAGACAAGGATCTACTTCAAGTACGAGGGAGCAACACCCACGGGAAGCCATAAGGTGAATACTGCTCTCGCCCAAGCATACTACAATATGATCGATGGCATCGAGAGACTCGTGACAGAGACTGGTGCAGGACAATGGGGTAGTGCACTGGCTTTTGCGGGCAGGTTCTTTGGCTTGAAAGTAAGGGTCTACATGGTTCGTGTCAGCTATATGCAGAAACCGTATCGCAGGACAGTTATGGAGATCTATGGAGCCGAAGTATATCCGAGTCCAAGCACGGTAACCGAGATCGGTAGGAAGATTCTCGAGGAAGAACCAGATCACCCCGGTAGCCTCGGTATAGCCATTAGTGAAGCAATATGGGACGTCCTTAACGACGAGAAAGCACGTTACTGCCTAGGCAGCGTCTTGAACCATGTTCTAATGCACCAGACAATAATAGGTCTTGAAGCCAAGAAGCAGATGGAGCTACTATACGGTGAATACCCCGACATTATCATCGGGTGTGTCGGCGGCGGAAGTAATTTTGCTGGCCTAGCCTACCCGTTCCTAGATGACAGACTGTCGGGGAAGACAGACACTGAATTCATAGCAGTAGAACCTAGGGCAGCTCCAAGTCTTACACGAGGCGTCTACAAGTACGATTATGGTGATACAGCCGGTTTAACGCCGTTACTCAAGATGTTCACGCTAGGACACAAATATAGAGTACCACCAATACATGCTGGAGGCCTAAGATATCATGGTATGGCTCCAACAATAAGTCTACTATACAAACTAGGGTACATTAAGGCGGTAGCCTATCACCAAACAGAAGTACTGGAGGCAGCAAAGTTATTCGCCCAATTAGAGGGAATAATACCAGCACCAGAGTCAGCTCATGCAATAAAAGCTGTTATTGACATTGCTAGGAAGTACAGGAATGAAAGGAAGACGATATTATTCAACTTAAGTGGCCACGGTCTATTAGATCTAATGGCGTATAGGCAGTTGCTCGATGGGAAACTAGAGGACTACGAGCCAACTGAAATAAAAATAGAGTACTAA
- a CDS encoding GTP cyclohydrolase I FolE2 codes for MKIDKKEIPDIQDSVSPIPLPLSRVGVSNIERRIVIGDNHYDVVLSVYIHLPESKRGAHLSRLIRVIDETVEDSYKGKYGCFKDFINDLGQKLLETHSYTQYVDVVLETKHYTTENLNPLRLVLEARINRNNGVKYKTTIIVKGLTACPCAQAVFGTIENIPLENAPTHMQRTLLKVSIESANMYLDINKLVSLLNNSFSVELKSYLDRITEYKMIKKALSNPSFAEDVARKVLKNLYEYLSQVGRDDDIIGVYVESYDSIHPHNVVVETKYTLKELRRFLENKE; via the coding sequence TTGAAGATCGATAAGAAAGAGATCCCGGATATACAGGATAGCGTTAGCCCCATACCATTACCTCTTAGTAGAGTTGGTGTTTCAAATATTGAAAGGAGAATAGTTATTGGAGACAACCATTATGATGTAGTGTTGTCAGTATATATTCATCTCCCTGAAAGTAAACGTGGTGCACATCTATCTAGACTCATAAGGGTTATTGATGAAACAGTTGAAGACTCATATAAAGGTAAGTATGGTTGTTTCAAAGACTTTATCAACGATCTTGGCCAAAAACTACTTGAAACACATTCCTACACGCAATATGTTGACGTTGTTTTAGAGACAAAACATTACACTACCGAGAACCTGAATCCATTAAGGCTAGTACTGGAGGCTAGAATAAACAGAAATAATGGTGTAAAGTATAAGACTACTATTATTGTAAAGGGATTAACTGCATGTCCATGTGCACAAGCGGTGTTTGGTACAATAGAGAATATTCCACTCGAGAACGCTCCTACACATATGCAGAGAACACTACTAAAAGTCTCGATTGAATCAGCCAACATGTATTTAGACATCAATAAACTTGTATCATTACTAAATAATAGCTTTAGTGTAGAGCTAAAGAGTTATCTCGATAGAATAACTGAGTACAAAATGATAAAGAAAGCACTAAGCAATCCCTCGTTTGCCGAAGATGTTGCTAGGAAGGTGTTGAAAAATCTCTATGAATATCTCTCACAAGTAGGCAGAGATGACGATATTATTGGCGTCTATGTTGAAAGTTATGATAGTATTCATCCACATAATGTTGTTGTCGAAACAAAATATACATTAAAAGAGCTGAGACGTTTTCTTGAAAACAAAGAGTAA
- a CDS encoding AbrB/MazE/SpoVT family DNA-binding domain-containing protein — translation MVKLRVKVGPKGQIVIPKVFREAYRIKEGGYAIIEPTENGLIIRGVEDPSQVIKWIRERRRKLQGKEARLGDLAKIDLEEEFDS, via the coding sequence GTGGTTAAACTAAGGGTTAAAGTTGGTCCCAAGGGCCAAATAGTTATCCCAAAAGTTTTCAGGGAAGCCTATAGAATAAAAGAAGGAGGTTATGCAATAATTGAGCCCACGGAAAATGGCTTAATAATACGTGGTGTTGAGGACCCCAGTCAAGTAATCAAGTGGATAAGAGAGAGGAGAAGAAAACTACAGGGTAAAGAAGCGAGACTTGGCGACCTAGCTAAAATAGATCTTGAAGAGGAGTTTGATTCATGA
- a CDS encoding family 1 glycosylhydrolase — protein MFPEYFLFGTATSSHQIEGDNIYNDWWDWEQKGKVRHKSGKACNHWELYREDIELMAKLGFNAYRFSIEWSRIFPRKNEENPDALERYKEIVRLLREKNIEPMVTLHHFTNPRWFIEEGGWLKKDNIRYFLDYVELVVNELKDVDLWVTFNEPIVYVLMGYVWGKWPPGIKSMGKAGVVEVNIYRAHAEAVKIIREHGRKAGIVKNLVAFKPYSEKKRDMAAYKRAEHIYNWAFLDAMETGVLRLLRGVAKVPQVKIDFIGVNYYTGYIVKHSWNPFKMFMDTRPLDTGEWTTMGYCVYPKGLYEVLKKTHERYNKTIYVTENGVATEDDEFRIRAIIRHLQYLHKALNEGVDVKGYFYWSLLDNFEWAEGYTQKFGIVEVDFTTFERKPRRSAYIYGEIARCKKISDELLEKYGVKEN, from the coding sequence ATGTTTCCCGAGTACTTCCTGTTTGGTACAGCAACCTCTTCTCATCAGATCGAGGGAGATAACATCTATAATGACTGGTGGGATTGGGAGCAAAAAGGGAAAGTAAGGCATAAGTCTGGTAAGGCATGTAATCACTGGGAGCTATACCGTGAAGACATAGAGCTTATGGCTAAACTAGGGTTTAACGCCTATAGGTTCTCTATTGAGTGGAGCCGTATCTTTCCACGTAAAAACGAAGAGAACCCGGATGCTCTGGAGAGGTACAAGGAGATTGTTAGACTGCTTAGAGAAAAGAATATCGAGCCAATGGTTACTCTCCACCATTTTACAAACCCTAGGTGGTTTATTGAAGAAGGTGGGTGGCTTAAGAAAGATAACATCAGATATTTTCTTGACTACGTAGAGCTTGTTGTCAATGAGCTTAAAGACGTTGATTTATGGGTGACATTCAATGAACCCATAGTCTATGTGCTCATGGGTTATGTGTGGGGTAAATGGCCCCCGGGTATAAAATCTATGGGTAAAGCAGGGGTAGTAGAAGTAAACATCTATAGAGCTCATGCAGAAGCCGTGAAGATCATTAGAGAACATGGTAGGAAAGCTGGTATTGTAAAGAATCTTGTTGCATTTAAACCATATTCTGAGAAGAAACGCGATATGGCTGCCTACAAGAGAGCCGAGCACATCTACAATTGGGCTTTCCTAGATGCCATGGAGACTGGTGTGCTGAGACTATTACGTGGAGTAGCCAAAGTACCCCAAGTAAAAATAGATTTCATAGGAGTCAACTACTACACTGGATACATTGTAAAACACTCTTGGAACCCCTTCAAGATGTTCATGGATACAAGACCTCTTGACACTGGAGAATGGACTACAATGGGCTATTGCGTATACCCTAAGGGATTGTATGAGGTACTCAAGAAGACTCATGAACGGTACAATAAGACAATTTATGTGACCGAGAATGGAGTAGCTACAGAAGACGATGAGTTTAGAATACGGGCGATAATAAGACACCTCCAGTACCTACATAAAGCACTAAATGAGGGAGTAGATGTCAAAGGGTACTTCTACTGGAGTCTTCTAGACAACTTTGAGTGGGCTGAAGGCTATACACAGAAATTCGGTATAGTAGAAGTAGACTTCACTACATTCGAGAGAAAACCAAGAAGAAGCGCATACATATACGGCGAAATAGCTCGCTGTAAGAAAATAAGCGATGAACTTTTAGAAAAATATGGAGTAAAAGAAAACTAA
- a CDS encoding type II toxin-antitoxin system VapC family toxin encodes MKIFVDASLLIYLNVKLPENEARLVEQFWLDLLLNHDIYTNILVLDETIYISKKKYDVPVTETIEFIDRAVVPYIEILPIGLDEYLKAREYMTKYGLKPSDAIHLATIEVNGLQAIASEDKDFDKTHVKRLWIY; translated from the coding sequence ATGAAGATATTTGTTGATGCAAGCCTACTCATATACTTAAACGTCAAATTACCAGAAAACGAAGCAAGACTAGTGGAACAGTTCTGGCTTGACCTTCTATTAAACCATGACATATATACCAATATCCTTGTTCTCGATGAGACAATATATATCTCCAAGAAAAAGTACGATGTACCAGTAACCGAGACAATAGAGTTTATTGACAGAGCCGTAGTGCCCTATATAGAAATACTACCCATAGGTCTCGACGAATACCTGAAAGCTAGAGAATACATGACCAAATACGGGCTAAAACCATCTGATGCAATACACTTAGCTACAATAGAAGTAAATGGATTACAGGCAATAGCCAGCGAAGACAAAGACTTTGATAAAACCCATGTGAAAAGACTATGGATATATTAA
- a CDS encoding DUF447 family protein yields MAYKNIFDLLYRLGFNCETFSETIVVLGDEREYYISPLGVKLRGDKLVARIFKNTKLHEIMTSHCCECSICVTSDPLMFYKAVLAKNSLRVIASRRVAVPSVDGCDAYVEGRVSEKKDKGLYTEISISPLDVYYEEKPPSTYNRAGPAIIEALVYLTKIPYFEKSEQERFYTKILWCREIVYHSSTSELLRRIIDDIVARAKSIIGREK; encoded by the coding sequence ATGGCGTATAAGAATATATTTGATTTGTTGTATAGGCTCGGCTTTAACTGCGAGACTTTTAGCGAAACAATTGTTGTTCTTGGCGATGAAAGAGAATACTATATATCGCCCTTGGGTGTGAAACTCCGTGGAGACAAGCTTGTTGCAAGAATTTTCAAGAACACCAAATTACATGAAATAATGACATCGCATTGTTGTGAATGCAGTATATGTGTAACAAGTGATCCACTAATGTTCTACAAGGCCGTCTTAGCCAAGAACTCGCTTAGAGTAATAGCTTCTAGAAGAGTAGCCGTACCAAGTGTAGATGGCTGCGATGCTTATGTTGAGGGAAGAGTTAGTGAGAAGAAGGATAAGGGGTTGTATACGGAGATTAGTATATCGCCTCTTGATGTATATTACGAGGAGAAACCTCCTTCAACGTATAATAGAGCTGGGCCAGCTATAATAGAGGCGCTTGTCTACTTAACGAAAATTCCTTATTTTGAAAAGAGTGAACAAGAACGCTTTTATACAAAGATCCTTTGGTGCCGTGAAATAGTCTATCATTCAAGTACTAGTGAGTTATTAAGAAGAATTATTGACGATATTGTGGCAAGGGCGAAGAGCATTATTGGCCGAGAAAAATAG